A genomic window from Cyanobium sp. ATX 6F1 includes:
- a CDS encoding NAD-dependent epimerase/dehydratase family protein gives MKVLVLGGDGFCGWPCAVNLADTGHDVVIVDNLSRRKIDIDLGVESLTPIATIHDRLRAWREGGGRPIEFVSIDIARNYARLLDLLRNEQPEAIVHFAEQRAAPYSMKTSTTKRYTVDNNVSGTNNLLCAIVESGIQTHIVHLGTMGVYGYGSHRGATIPEGYLTVEVPQPDGSRFTEKILHPTDPGSVYHLTKTLDQLLFYYYNKNDGIQVTDLHQGIVWGTNTDLTDKELRLVNRFDYDGDYGTVLNRFLIQAAIGYPLTVHGTGGQTRAFIHIRDSVKCVQLAVETPPQPGDKVRIFNQMTESHQVKSLAEKVAHLTGAKINYLPNPRKEAIENDLIVDNRCLIDLGLKPTTLDEGLLSEVVDVARRWADRCDRSRIPCVSAWTTTQAASLQATV, from the coding sequence GTGAAGGTTCTCGTACTTGGCGGAGACGGCTTCTGCGGTTGGCCCTGTGCGGTGAATCTCGCCGATACGGGACACGACGTGGTGATCGTCGACAACCTGAGCCGGCGCAAGATCGACATCGATCTCGGGGTCGAATCGCTCACCCCGATCGCCACCATCCACGACCGCCTCAGGGCCTGGCGTGAGGGGGGTGGCCGGCCGATCGAATTCGTCTCGATCGACATCGCCCGCAACTACGCCCGCTTGCTGGACCTGCTCCGCAACGAGCAACCCGAGGCGATTGTCCACTTCGCCGAGCAGCGGGCCGCCCCCTACTCGATGAAGACGAGCACCACCAAGCGCTACACCGTCGACAACAACGTCAGCGGCACCAATAACCTGCTCTGCGCCATCGTCGAGAGCGGCATCCAAACCCACATCGTCCACCTGGGAACGATGGGGGTCTACGGCTACGGCTCCCACCGGGGCGCCACCATCCCCGAGGGGTACCTCACCGTCGAGGTGCCCCAGCCCGATGGCAGCCGCTTCACAGAGAAGATCCTGCACCCCACCGATCCCGGCAGCGTCTATCACCTCACCAAGACGCTGGATCAACTGCTCTTTTACTACTACAACAAAAACGACGGCATCCAGGTCACCGACCTGCACCAGGGCATCGTCTGGGGCACCAACACGGACCTCACCGACAAGGAACTTCGTCTGGTCAACCGCTTCGACTACGACGGCGACTACGGCACCGTGCTGAACCGCTTCCTGATCCAGGCGGCCATCGGCTATCCGCTCACGGTCCATGGCACCGGCGGCCAGACCCGGGCCTTCATCCACATCCGCGATTCGGTCAAGTGCGTGCAACTGGCGGTCGAAACCCCGCCCCAACCAGGCGACAAGGTGCGGATCTTCAACCAGATGACCGAGAGCCACCAGGTGAAGAGCCTGGCCGAAAAGGTGGCCCATCTCACCGGTGCCAAGATCAACTACCTGCCCAACCCCCGCAAGGAGGCGATCGAAAACGATCTGATCGTCGATAATCGCTGTCTGATCGATCTCGGACTCAAGCCCACCACCCTCGATGAGGGGCTCTTGTCGGAAGTGGTGGATGTGGCCCGCCGCTGGGCCGACCGCTGCGACCGCTCCAGAATTCCCTGTGTCTCCGCCTGGACCACCACCCAGGCCGCTTCGCTCCAAGCCACGGTCTGA
- a CDS encoding glycosyltransferase, with translation MAVNGSTGTDRRRVKASVFLIACVAAGVAPHGLSGGRSVLPALTLTLLLGIYSFRTVLLGARRRQGETEAAQPPSNLDGDAALPSVDVVVAARDEEAVIGRLVERIAQLRYPAGRLQLWVVDDGSEDRTPELLEELRREHPFLHLVRRNREAGGGKSGALNTVLAQLKSRWMLVLDADAQLQSDVLERLIPFAEQGVWSAVQLRKAVVNGEVNLLARAQAMEMALDAVVQQGRLDGGGIAELRGNGQLLLREAIQACGGFNEATVTDDLDLSFRLLLAGRSIGVLWDPPVQEEAVLSLRALWRQRQRWAEGGLQRFFDYWPGLVSGRVSLSGKLDLSSFFLLQYVLPVVAVADLAASLVTRTLPAFWPLSLVVLGLSGVAILQACQRSSEGPPLPEANPASLALVMLYLLHWFVVIPWVCLRMAVLPKRLVWAKTLHLGTLPESDLSTQAS, from the coding sequence ATGGCCGTGAACGGCAGCACGGGGACCGATCGCCGACGGGTCAAGGCTTCGGTGTTCCTGATCGCCTGCGTGGCGGCCGGGGTGGCGCCCCATGGCCTCAGCGGGGGCCGCAGCGTTCTGCCGGCGCTCACCTTGACCCTGTTGCTCGGGATCTACAGCTTCCGCACGGTGCTCCTGGGGGCCCGCCGCCGCCAGGGTGAGACCGAGGCCGCCCAGCCCCCGTCGAACCTTGATGGGGACGCAGCGTTGCCGTCCGTCGATGTGGTGGTGGCGGCCCGCGATGAGGAGGCGGTGATTGGTCGTCTGGTGGAGCGCATCGCCCAGCTCCGATACCCCGCCGGTCGGTTGCAGCTCTGGGTGGTCGATGACGGCAGTGAGGACCGCACCCCGGAACTGCTCGAGGAGCTCAGGCGGGAGCATCCCTTTTTGCATCTGGTGCGCCGCAACCGCGAGGCGGGGGGGGGTAAATCCGGTGCCCTCAACACCGTGCTGGCCCAGCTCAAGAGCCGCTGGATGTTGGTGCTCGATGCCGATGCCCAGCTTCAGAGCGATGTGCTCGAGCGGTTGATCCCCTTTGCCGAGCAAGGTGTTTGGTCAGCGGTGCAACTGCGCAAGGCCGTGGTCAACGGTGAGGTCAACCTGCTCGCCCGGGCGCAGGCGATGGAGATGGCCCTTGATGCGGTGGTGCAGCAGGGCCGCCTTGATGGCGGCGGCATCGCTGAACTGCGGGGGAACGGCCAATTGCTTCTCAGAGAGGCGATCCAGGCCTGCGGCGGATTCAACGAGGCCACCGTCACCGACGATCTGGACCTCAGTTTCAGGCTGTTGCTCGCCGGCCGTTCGATCGGCGTGCTCTGGGACCCACCGGTGCAGGAGGAGGCCGTTCTCAGTCTCCGGGCCCTCTGGCGACAACGCCAGCGTTGGGCCGAAGGGGGTCTGCAGCGCTTCTTCGATTACTGGCCAGGCCTGGTCTCCGGCCGCGTCAGCCTCTCCGGCAAGCTCGATCTCAGCAGCTTTTTCCTGTTGCAATACGTGCTGCCGGTGGTGGCGGTGGCGGACCTGGCCGCGTCCCTTGTGACGCGCACCCTGCCGGCCTTCTGGCCCCTGTCCCTGGTGGTCCTCGGCCTCTCGGGGGTGGCGATTCTTCAGGCCTGCCAGCGGAGCAGCGAGGGCCCGCCCCTGCCCGAGGCCAATCCGGCCTCCCTCGCCCTGGTCATGCTTTACCTGCTCCACTGGTTCGTGGTCATTCCCTGGGTGTGCCTGCGCATGGCGGTGCTGCCCAAGCGACTGGTCTGGGCCAAGACCCTGCATCTGGGCACCCTGCCCGAAAGCGATCTGAGCACCCAGGCCTCCTGA
- the rplT gene encoding 50S ribosomal protein L20, translating to MARVKRGNVARKRRNKILRLARGFRGGNGSLFRTANQRVMKALCNAYRDRRRRKRDFRRLWIARINAAARLNGLSYSRLIGGLKKADVQLNRKMLAQLAVIDPSSFSNVVSAAKG from the coding sequence ATGGCCCGCGTCAAAAGGGGCAACGTTGCCCGTAAACGCCGTAACAAGATCCTTCGCCTGGCCCGTGGCTTCCGGGGCGGCAATGGTTCGCTGTTCCGCACGGCCAACCAGCGGGTGATGAAAGCCCTCTGCAATGCCTACCGCGACCGTCGCCGGCGCAAGCGCGACTTCCGCCGCCTCTGGATTGCCCGCATCAACGCCGCCGCCCGCCTCAACGGCCTCAGCTACAGCCGCCTGATTGGCGGGCTCAAGAAGGCCGATGTGCAGCTGAACCGCAAGATGCTCGCTCAACTCGCCGTCATCGATCCCAGCAGCTTCAGCAACGTGGTCAGCGCCGCCAAGGGCTGA
- the mrdA gene encoding penicillin-binding protein 2, with amino-acid sequence MRQQPAVLLALVLTLCAAMGARLAWLQLIHGAENRVMADQNRIRLVPRNPMRGRLLDRNGQVLATSRLTYNLYLQPRLVSEADWPQLRDRLARLLTLSPAQLDRKRRAAGSGSGYRIELAGPLKPLQVLRFREQASNLEGAEVDVDYLRAYPFGRLAAHVLGYTSGITEQEYERLEPKGYRVQDRIGRSGLERVFEPHLRGEWGGQQLEVNAEGQVQRVLGDKQARSGKDLRLTLDLELQKAAERALDGVRKGAIVALDPQTGAVRAMASRPSFDPNVFSPGPTTAQWNDLNRPESPMLNRAYQGFPPASTFKIVTTIAGIESGLFNENSTVPTSNSFCWDGLCYKDHGSFGAIGFPMALAVSSNSFFYRVGLTVKDAELFKAARRMGYGSLTGIELTEEETPGLLGDRAWKMKVLGEEWAAVDTITSAIGQGALQVTPIQMARLYAAVANGGWLVTPHLVEAEYPRQWIGLKPGTLRALRKGLRMVVTAGTATILNDPSLPPVAGKTGTGEDPPRPDHAWFGGYAPAGKPTLVIVAFGENSGGFGGTVAAPMVKALMTTWFKEAANSGSRAPGK; translated from the coding sequence ATGCGCCAGCAGCCCGCGGTGCTGCTGGCTCTTGTGCTCACGCTTTGCGCCGCCATGGGGGCACGGCTGGCCTGGCTGCAACTCATCCATGGCGCCGAGAACCGGGTGATGGCTGATCAGAACCGCATTCGCCTGGTGCCGCGCAATCCCATGCGCGGGAGGCTGCTCGACCGCAATGGCCAGGTGCTGGCCACAAGCCGCCTCACCTACAACCTCTACCTGCAGCCACGGCTGGTCAGCGAGGCTGACTGGCCGCAGCTGCGGGATCGCCTGGCGCGCCTGCTGACGCTTTCCCCGGCTCAGCTGGACCGGAAGCGCCGCGCCGCCGGCTCCGGTTCCGGCTACCGGATCGAGTTGGCCGGCCCGCTCAAGCCCCTTCAGGTGCTGCGCTTCCGGGAACAGGCCAGCAACCTCGAAGGGGCTGAAGTGGATGTGGACTATCTGCGGGCCTATCCCTTCGGCCGCCTCGCTGCCCATGTCCTGGGCTACACCAGCGGCATCACCGAACAGGAGTACGAGCGCCTGGAGCCCAAGGGCTACCGCGTCCAGGACCGCATCGGCCGCAGTGGGCTGGAGCGGGTGTTCGAGCCGCACCTGCGGGGTGAATGGGGCGGTCAGCAGCTGGAGGTGAATGCCGAAGGCCAAGTGCAGCGGGTGCTGGGGGACAAGCAGGCCCGATCCGGCAAGGATCTGCGGCTGACCCTCGATCTGGAGCTGCAGAAGGCGGCGGAACGGGCCCTTGATGGCGTGCGCAAGGGGGCGATCGTGGCCCTCGATCCCCAGACCGGCGCGGTCCGCGCCATGGCCAGCCGGCCGAGTTTCGATCCCAACGTCTTTTCGCCCGGACCCACCACGGCCCAATGGAACGACCTCAACCGCCCTGAGTCGCCGATGCTGAACCGGGCGTACCAGGGCTTCCCACCGGCCAGCACCTTCAAGATCGTCACCACGATCGCGGGCATCGAGTCGGGGTTGTTCAACGAGAACTCCACCGTGCCGACCTCCAACTCGTTCTGTTGGGATGGCCTCTGCTACAAGGACCACGGCAGCTTCGGCGCGATCGGTTTTCCGATGGCCCTGGCGGTGAGCAGCAACAGTTTTTTTTACCGGGTGGGCCTGACGGTCAAGGACGCCGAGCTGTTCAAGGCCGCCCGGCGCATGGGGTATGGCAGCCTCACCGGCATTGAGCTGACGGAAGAGGAGACCCCAGGCCTGCTCGGCGATCGGGCCTGGAAGATGAAGGTGCTCGGCGAGGAATGGGCCGCTGTGGACACGATCACCTCCGCCATCGGTCAGGGGGCCCTGCAGGTCACACCGATCCAGATGGCCCGTTTGTATGCCGCCGTGGCCAATGGTGGCTGGCTGGTGACGCCCCATCTGGTGGAGGCCGAGTACCCGCGTCAGTGGATCGGCCTCAAGCCCGGGACCCTGCGGGCCCTGCGCAAGGGCCTGCGCATGGTGGTCACCGCTGGCACCGCCACGATCCTCAACGACCCCAGCCTGCCGCCCGTTGCCGGCAAGACCGGCACCGGTGAGGACCCCCCCCGGCCTGATCACGCCTGGTTCGGTGGCTACGCCCCGGCCGGCAAGCCCACCCTGGTGATCGTGGCCTTCGGGGAAAACTCCGGCGGCTTCGGTGGCACGGTGGCGGCTCCGATGGTGAAGGCGCTGATGACCACCTGGTTCAAGGAAGCGGCGAACAGCGGCAGCCGGGCGCCGGGCAAGTGA
- a CDS encoding glycosyltransferase family 4 protein produces the protein MKIALFTETFLPKVDGIVTRLTKTIEHLVVAGDEVLVFCPEGAPDHFMGARVEGVPAIPLPMYPELKLALPSLAVSGALDAFKPDLVHVVNPAVLGLGGIYMARTRQLPLVASYHTHLPKYLEHYGVGLLEPVLWELLKAAHNQAQLNLCTSSAMVEELSDRGILHTALWQRGVDTELFRPQLRSEAMRRQLLGPHDDQNALLLYVGRLSAEKQIERIRPVLDALPHARLALVGDGPHRQQLEKVFAGSATHFVGYLGGEELAAAYASADAFLFPSSTETLGLVLLEAMAAGCPVVGANRGGVPDIVTDGVNGCLYDPDQPSSLTEATERLLGNPNQRETLRQAARSEAERWGWAGATAQLRRFYQQLHNHHRPQLQLVA, from the coding sequence GTGAAGATCGCCCTGTTCACCGAGACCTTCCTGCCCAAGGTCGACGGCATCGTCACCCGCCTGACCAAGACGATCGAGCACCTGGTGGTTGCTGGCGACGAGGTGCTGGTCTTCTGCCCGGAAGGCGCGCCCGACCATTTCATGGGGGCCCGGGTGGAGGGGGTGCCGGCGATTCCCCTGCCGATGTATCCCGAGCTGAAACTGGCCCTGCCCAGCCTGGCGGTGTCCGGTGCCCTCGACGCCTTCAAGCCCGATCTGGTGCATGTGGTCAACCCTGCGGTGCTGGGGCTCGGCGGCATCTACATGGCCCGCACCCGTCAGCTGCCCCTGGTGGCCAGCTACCACACCCACCTGCCCAAATACCTGGAGCACTACGGCGTCGGTCTGCTGGAGCCGGTTCTCTGGGAACTGCTCAAGGCCGCCCACAACCAGGCCCAGCTGAATCTCTGCACCTCCTCGGCCATGGTGGAGGAACTGAGCGATCGGGGCATCCTCCACACCGCCCTCTGGCAACGGGGGGTCGACACCGAGCTGTTCCGTCCCCAGCTCCGTTCGGAGGCCATGCGCCGGCAGCTGCTGGGCCCCCACGACGATCAGAACGCCCTGTTGCTCTACGTGGGCCGCCTGTCAGCGGAAAAGCAGATCGAGCGCATCCGCCCCGTGCTCGATGCCCTGCCCCACGCCAGGCTGGCCCTGGTGGGCGATGGGCCCCACCGCCAGCAGCTGGAGAAGGTGTTCGCCGGCAGTGCCACCCATTTTGTCGGTTACCTGGGGGGCGAGGAGCTGGCCGCGGCCTACGCCAGCGCCGATGCCTTCCTGTTCCCCTCCAGCACCGAAACCCTGGGGCTGGTGCTGCTGGAGGCGATGGCCGCCGGCTGTCCGGTGGTGGGAGCCAACCGCGGCGGTGTCCCCGACATCGTCACCGATGGGGTCAACGGTTGCCTCTACGACCCGGATCAGCCCAGCAGCCTCACCGAGGCCACCGAACGGCTGCTGGGAAACCCCAATCAGCGGGAAACCTTGCGCCAGGCGGCCCGCAGCGAGGCCGAACGCTGGGGCTGGGCCGGTGCCACCGCTCAGCTGCGCCGCTTCTACCAGCAACTGCACAACCACCACCGGCCCCAGCTGCAGCTGGTGGCCTGA
- a CDS encoding tetratricopeptide repeat protein: MDRLLPQAYLLGLVVLLAGAAVLVGLQILRVRKDEQSLVRLEGKSKASATDAADFYELASVQLRKRLYPQAAANLKLAAKRAEGEPPEAQAVIQNALGFALAAQSNYAAAIKHYRSALRSKPNYPVALNNLAYALENQRQNEEAKAIYEQVLQLDDTNKTARKRLKGLERRQGVPLAPLSAKEGLGVGGDPKRKA, from the coding sequence ATGGATCGGCTCCTTCCCCAGGCCTACCTCCTAGGTCTGGTCGTTCTGCTCGCTGGGGCGGCCGTCCTGGTCGGCCTGCAGATCCTGCGGGTGCGTAAGGACGAGCAGTCCCTGGTCCGTCTGGAGGGCAAGAGCAAGGCCAGCGCCACCGACGCGGCTGATTTCTATGAGCTGGCCTCTGTGCAGTTGCGCAAACGCCTCTACCCCCAGGCGGCGGCCAACCTCAAGCTGGCTGCGAAACGGGCCGAAGGGGAGCCCCCCGAAGCCCAGGCCGTGATCCAGAACGCCCTCGGCTTCGCCCTGGCCGCCCAGAGCAACTACGCCGCTGCGATCAAGCACTACCGCTCCGCCCTGCGCTCGAAGCCCAACTACCCCGTGGCCCTCAACAACCTGGCCTACGCCCTGGAAAACCAGCGCCAGAACGAGGAAGCCAAGGCCATCTACGAGCAGGTGCTTCAACTCGATGACACCAACAAAACCGCCCGCAAGCGACTCAAGGGACTTGAGCGCAGGCAGGGTGTTCCCCTCGCCCCCTTGAGCGCAAAGGAGGGCCTGGGCGTGGGCGGCGACCCTAAAAGAAAAGCCTGA
- a CDS encoding thiazole synthase, protein MAPFADPSSPIDPSRPDPSNFGSAHAPAAGAPGEDEVLVIGGRRFSSRLMTGTGKYPSLEVMQASLEASACSIVTVAVRRVQAAAAGHQGLIEAIDWSRFWMLPNTAGCATAEEAVRVARLGRELAKLAGQEDNSFVKLEVIPDSRHLLPDPFGTLEAAERLVAEGFTVLPYINADPLLAKRLEDVGCATVMPLGSPIGSGQGIRNAANIGLIIENAQVPVVVDAGIGVPSEAAQAMELGADALLINSAIALAGDPAAMARAMALATLAGRTAFRAGRLPVRPDARPSSPVQGRVGQQPWAEQP, encoded by the coding sequence ATGGCCCCCTTTGCCGATCCCAGCTCCCCCATCGATCCCAGCCGTCCCGACCCCAGCAACTTCGGCAGCGCTCACGCTCCTGCCGCTGGCGCCCCGGGCGAGGACGAGGTCCTTGTGATCGGGGGCCGGCGATTCTCGAGCCGGTTGATGACCGGCACCGGCAAGTACCCCAGCCTTGAGGTGATGCAGGCCAGCCTTGAGGCCAGCGCCTGCTCGATCGTCACCGTGGCGGTGCGCCGGGTGCAGGCCGCGGCCGCCGGCCACCAGGGCCTGATCGAGGCCATTGATTGGAGCCGGTTCTGGATGCTGCCGAACACCGCCGGCTGCGCCACCGCCGAGGAGGCCGTGCGGGTGGCCCGGCTCGGCCGCGAGCTGGCCAAGCTCGCCGGCCAGGAGGACAACAGCTTCGTGAAGCTGGAGGTGATTCCCGACAGCCGCCACCTGCTCCCGGACCCCTTCGGCACCCTGGAGGCCGCTGAGCGCCTGGTGGCCGAGGGCTTCACGGTGTTGCCCTACATCAACGCCGATCCGCTGCTGGCCAAGCGGCTGGAGGATGTGGGCTGCGCCACCGTGATGCCCCTGGGGTCGCCGATCGGCTCGGGGCAGGGCATCCGCAACGCCGCCAACATCGGCCTGATCATCGAAAATGCCCAGGTGCCCGTGGTGGTGGACGCAGGCATCGGCGTTCCCAGTGAGGCCGCCCAGGCGATGGAGCTGGGGGCCGATGCCTTGCTGATCAACAGCGCCATCGCCCTGGCGGGAGATCCCGCCGCCATGGCTCGGGCCATGGCCCTGGCCACCCTGGCTGGCCGTACCGCCTTTCGAGCCGGCCGCCTGCCGGTACGCCCCGACGCCAGACCCAGTTCACCCGTCCAGGGCAGGGTGGGTCAGCAGCCATGGGCCGAGCAGCCATGA
- the rpmI gene encoding 50S ribosomal protein L35 — MPKLKTRKAAAKRFKATGTGKFMRRRAFLNHLLDHKSPKRKRYLGTMAVVDERDADNVRAMLPYSR; from the coding sequence ATGCCCAAGCTGAAGACCCGCAAAGCTGCCGCCAAGCGGTTCAAGGCGACAGGCACCGGGAAGTTCATGCGCCGTCGCGCCTTCCTGAACCATCTGCTCGATCACAAGAGTCCCAAGCGCAAGCGCTACCTGGGCACCATGGCCGTCGTCGACGAGCGCGATGCCGACAACGTGCGGGCGATGTTGCCCTACAGCCGCTGA
- a CDS encoding tellurite resistance TerB family protein: MDPSRALAAVALASVAWDGVMGSAGARALRHSLDYRSPYRERSDQEMIALMNDLLLSLKAQGAEALLLEAGAALDGPQRLTAFAMATEIMRSDGPLVEEEQRILDHLSEALELSADETSTIMEVMNILHASL, encoded by the coding sequence ATGGATCCTTCTCGTGCCCTTGCCGCTGTCGCCCTGGCCTCCGTCGCCTGGGATGGGGTGATGGGCAGCGCTGGAGCCCGCGCCCTGCGCCACTCCCTCGACTACCGCTCCCCCTACCGGGAACGCAGCGACCAGGAGATGATCGCCCTGATGAACGATTTGCTCCTGAGCCTCAAGGCACAAGGTGCCGAAGCCCTGTTGCTGGAGGCTGGCGCCGCCTTGGATGGGCCCCAACGGCTGACCGCCTTCGCCATGGCGACGGAGATCATGCGCTCGGACGGTCCCCTGGTGGAGGAAGAACAGCGCATTCTCGACCACCTGTCGGAGGCTTTGGAACTGAGCGCTGACGAAACAAGCACAATCATGGAGGTGATGAACATCCTCCACGCGAGTCTTTAG
- a CDS encoding SpoIID/LytB domain-containing protein, with protein sequence MSSSLMLNLRRPIQGTALLGGAALGGLLLLAQGCRASSLLHWPVPAPPALSRTEPVLWVALAAHLGPRPDSDPAAAPPLTLVSPSGPLTLTEASGRQLRGSSLGLLWRRVPLKEPLNLQRTVLGPFPSYERAEQVAEAWRQQGISPVIAKPGDWEVWGGPDALPPTLGGSRLAARQQRARITERLVLAVRESLGLRTLEGPLRLSAPSGLRWAGGLYQGPFRLQSDAYGSWSLIEQVPLERYLLGVLPHEIGAEAPAAALQAQAVLARTWALRNRQRFRVDGYHLCADTQCQVYADPRQAGAAVRQAIAATRFQVLIWQGQPIHAVYHASNGGVAAGFEEAWGGAPLPYLQTRPDGPAPFERSFAVPLSEPARLRQLLQEGGAAYGSDHPLFRWRRSLDRDRIRAALGPQAAALGVPQRLTVLERGASGRVLALQMQGTAGRVVLRFDAIRRAFRRLPSTLFVVAPDGPGRWSFVGGGFGHGAGLSQAGAMDLARRGWPSGRILQHYYSGTKLESLQGLLLDP encoded by the coding sequence ATGTCTTCGTCCCTGATGCTCAATCTGCGGCGCCCGATCCAGGGGACCGCGCTCCTGGGCGGAGCGGCCCTGGGGGGTTTGCTGCTGCTGGCCCAGGGCTGTCGTGCCAGCTCGCTGCTGCATTGGCCGGTGCCTGCCCCGCCGGCGCTGAGCCGCACCGAGCCGGTGCTCTGGGTCGCGCTGGCGGCCCACCTGGGCCCCAGGCCGGACAGCGATCCCGCAGCGGCGCCCCCGTTGACCCTGGTGAGTCCATCGGGCCCACTGACGCTCACAGAGGCCTCGGGTCGCCAGCTGCGGGGCTCCAGCCTGGGGTTGCTCTGGCGGCGGGTTCCCCTCAAGGAACCCCTCAACCTCCAGCGCACGGTGCTGGGTCCGTTCCCCAGCTACGAGCGCGCCGAGCAGGTGGCCGAGGCCTGGCGCCAACAGGGAATCAGCCCCGTGATCGCCAAACCTGGCGACTGGGAGGTCTGGGGCGGCCCGGATGCGCTGCCACCGACCCTTGGGGGCAGCCGGCTGGCTGCTCGTCAGCAGCGGGCCCGGATCACGGAGCGGCTGGTGCTCGCCGTTCGGGAGTCGTTGGGCCTGAGGACCCTGGAGGGCCCCCTGCGGCTGAGCGCGCCATCAGGGCTGCGCTGGGCCGGTGGGCTCTACCAGGGGCCGTTTCGGCTCCAGAGCGATGCCTATGGCAGCTGGAGCCTGATCGAGCAGGTCCCACTGGAGCGTTACCTCCTGGGGGTGTTGCCCCATGAGATCGGCGCCGAGGCTCCCGCCGCCGCCCTCCAGGCCCAGGCGGTGCTGGCCCGCACCTGGGCCCTGCGCAACCGTCAGCGTTTCAGGGTGGATGGGTACCACCTCTGCGCCGATACCCAATGCCAGGTCTACGCCGATCCCCGCCAGGCGGGCGCGGCTGTGCGCCAGGCGATTGCGGCCACTCGATTCCAGGTGCTGATCTGGCAGGGGCAGCCCATCCATGCGGTGTACCACGCCAGCAATGGCGGGGTGGCGGCCGGGTTCGAGGAGGCCTGGGGGGGCGCCCCACTGCCCTATCTGCAGACCCGACCCGATGGTCCAGCTCCTTTCGAGCGCAGCTTCGCCGTGCCCCTCAGTGAACCTGCCCGCCTCCGCCAGCTGCTTCAAGAAGGTGGCGCGGCCTACGGCAGCGATCACCCGCTGTTCCGTTGGCGGCGCTCCCTGGACCGGGATCGAATCAGAGCGGCCCTCGGTCCCCAGGCCGCTGCCCTCGGCGTGCCCCAACGGCTGACCGTGCTGGAGCGGGGGGCCAGCGGTCGCGTGCTTGCCCTGCAGATGCAGGGGACCGCGGGCCGGGTGGTGCTGCGCTTCGATGCGATCCGGCGCGCCTTCCGCCGGCTGCCCAGCACCCTGTTTGTGGTGGCGCCGGATGGCCCGGGCCGCTGGAGCTTCGTGGGGGGCGGCTTCGGCCATGGAGCTGGGCTCTCCCAGGCCGGGGCCATGGATCTGGCCCGGCGGGGCTGGCCTTCAGGCCGGATCCTTCAGCACTATTACTCCGGCACCAAGCTTGAGAGCCTCCAGGGCCTTCTGCTGGATCCCTAA